CGCGGTGGCCGGAAACGGCAGAAAGAGACCTTGGGCGCACCCTGTCTCGGCGGCGTCGTCTTCTATGAGCACGAGGGACCAGTTCTGCTTGCCTGACCGGAGCTGGCTGTAATTTGCTTCTGTCAGGTCGGTCCAGAGCGTCGTTTTGATCTTCTGATGGGTCAGCTGAGAAAAAGGTTTCCAGACAACGCCGTTCAGCGTGGCGTTCAGCGAGCCGGCAGGTGTTGCAACGACAAGGGGCCGCAGACCGACACGCCTGACATGGGTGGCGGCTTCTGCTCTCTGGAAAAAACAGCACATGAAGAGCAGAGTCACCAGTCCGGCCAAAAGGCGGCAGGGCCCTGTGCGGAGCCGGTGCGGCTCACCCGTGCTCGGTGAAGAAGAAAACAAATTACGCCCTTGGGTTGCTTAGACTGCTATCAGACTAGCCTTCTTTGTCCTGTGACGGAAAGACCACAGCAGCCGAAGGCCCCCAGGCCAGCAGAACTGTCTGTCCGGAAGCGACGCCAGGCGGGAGGGAGCCTGCCGGTCGATGGACAATGACTTCCGTGCTGTCTGCGAGTCGCACCCGGAGCACAAACAGGTCTCCCAAATTCCGGATCTCACTCAGAGTGGCCGGAAGGCTGCCGTTTGTATCGTCTGCATTGACAGGCCCCCGTGGGAACATCAGGGCGATCCTGCCAGGCCGGATGCACAGCTCCACGAGATCACCTTCTGACACGTCTCCTTCAGCAAGACCTTCCATCGTGCCGCCACACGCGAGGCGCGTCTGCACGATGTCATCCTCGACCGTGATGGCCAGCCCGGTAAGACGGTTGGCGTCCGTCATGGCGACGGCGAGGCGTGGGGAGGCAGGGCGTTCCATCAGCTCGGTGGCCGGGCCGATCTGCAAAAGAGCGCCATCGGCAATGACGCCAATACGATTGGCCGCGGTCAGTGCGTCGGCGCGGTCACGGGTCAGAAGCAGAAAGCTTGTGTCTCGCGCCCTTCGCAGCCGAAGGATGCGTTGATGGATGTCCGCGCGGGTTTCGCTGTCCAGTCCGGCGAAAATATCTTCCAGAATGATGATGGCAGGGTCCGTGGCCAGTGCTCTGGCCAGTTGCGCGCGCAGTCGCTCAGAAGCCGTCAGAGATGACGGGAAGGCGTCGGCCTGCTGTTCCAGTCCGAGAAGCGCCAGAAGCTGGACTGTTTTATGCGCTGCCTGATCCTGCGGTCGCTTCCCTGCCCGAAGGGGAAACGCAAGATTATTCCGAACGGACAGGTGAGCAAAAAGCGGGTCTCGTGCTCCAACGACAGCAAGGCCACGCTGACCGGCTGGTCGGCGTGAGACATTCTGTCCAAGGAGGGTCAGGTGCGCGTTCCCGGAATGGCGGTGTCCGCTCAGGATGTCTGAGAGTGTTCCCAGCGCTTCTCCTGAATCATTCAGCATGAGGAGCGCCAGATATTCTCCGGTATGCAGGGTGAAGGAAAAAGCCGGACTATCCGAAGTGAGGCTGATAGTATCCACTGTCAGTGTGGCTGAATAATTGCGTAATGTCATGGTGACAGGGAACCACAACCTGAGCAGAGAGTTAAGGTTGTTGTTGATTCCGGACCGCCGGAGACAAGGCTGACATTCCTGTCAGCAAACAGGAGCGAATGATTATGTCTGCAGACAAGATCAAGAAACAGGCAGCTACTGCAGTTGATGAGGCTTCGACGACAGCGCGCGATGAACTGGAAGCGCTGAAAAGTCAGCTGGAACACTTTCTTAATGCCCATGTCGTTCCGCCGATTTCAGATGCGGCGAATGCGGCCGTCACCAATGCCCGCGAGATCGCGGAACATCAGAAAACAACGGTTGCGACCAGTGTCAGCGCCAAGCCCTTTCTTTCCATAGCAATCTCTTTTGTGGCCGGATTTGTCCTCGGACGCCTGTCGCGTTAATGTTCCGTCTCAGGAACCTGTCGTCACGGTGCCTGAGGTCTGATACAGAGTTTACCTTCTTGTGAAGTGTTCTGCTCCTGCCTCGGTTGCTCTTGGGACGAGGCAGGGCTCATAACAGGACGCCGGTTCATCCTCGATGCCGGCTTATGTGAGGTAGACGGGGATCCAATGCACTTTTTCGATGTCGGCAAGTCCGCGGCCCAGGCCGAAGTTCAGCTTCTTCAGCAGAAGGCGATGCGGATCGGACGTCAGGTAGCTTTGCTGCTGGTTGCAGCGCTCCTTGGCTTTTTCTCACTGATTACCGGACATGCGCTGCTCTGGGCCATTTTCCGTTACGAATTCGGCTTTGGGCCGGTGCTCTCGCCCGCTCTGGTCTTCTTTACCGACGTCTTCCTGGCTCTGGTCTTTGCTTTCTTCGGGCGACGATCCTATTTGTATCCCGCTGAAGTGGAAGCTCATCTCAATCGTGATCGTCGCTTGAACGAGCTGCGGCAGTCCCTCAATCTGTTGTCATTGGCAACCGTTTTCGCCGGACCGCTGGGCCGCTTTATTGGTGCGAAATTACGGAGACGGTAACGGATCTTTTTTCTGATGAAAGGCGGGCTATGTGGCCCGCTTTTTTTATGAAACCGTCTTTTAAAATATATATTGAACAATAATTATATCCATATTCCATAAATAGTTAATGTGATGTATTTTTCGAAAAATGACATTCATCTAATTAAATAAAAAAATAATACCATTGCCTTGACGTTTGTATATGTCGCTATATGCAAATGATATTAACAAACTATGTCTTTATGCGGTGGCCATGCTATGGCGGAAATGATTTTGGAAAGAAAAAACGTTCCATCAGTTCAAAAAACAGATGTGGAATTAAAAAAGCAAGCATCGGGTCATTTTCTACCGCGCATTATCCCCGCTTTAACGGGTATTCGTGGAGCCGCGGCATTGGGGATAGCCGTGCATCATATGCTGCCCCCCATGCTCAAAAGTCTGAATATTCACTCGCTTGACCATTCGGTGATTGTGGAAAACGGCTTTCGTAGCGTTGATCTTTTCTTTATTCTGTCTGGTTTTATTCTCATGCTAACGCATGGTGACGAGTTCCGGACAGGAAACCTGTTAACGCTAAAAAGATTCTTTATTCTGCGATTTGTTCGTGTCTATCCTCTTCATATTGTAATAATGTTCCTTATTGTCCCGATTGTTTTATTGTTTCCAGATTTTGTTCATTGGTCTCGAACTTATAGTTCACCGGAATTTGCCTATAAAGTGCATAATTTTTCGTGGCCGGGGTTTGTGCAGAGTCTCCTGCTTGTGCAGACCTGGACTGTCGTCAAACTCGGTGAATGGAATGGCCCTTCGTGGTCTCTCAGCGCCGAAGTTCTGGGTTACCTGCTGTTTCCATGCCTGGCATGGGGACTGCTTTACCTGAAAAAACCTGCTGTTTTGCACGGGTTGGCCGGATGTATTCTGGCTGGTGAATGTGTACTGCTTGCAGTGACCCATCATGCCTACAACAACCCCAGCGGAACAATGGGGGCAGTGCGTATGCTCGGCGGTTTCGGGGCGGGAATGGCGCTGGGTCGCGCCGTTCTTGCCGCCGGGCCGCTGGTGGGGAGGCGCGCAAGCCTTGTGACATGGGGGAGCCTCGGCTTTGTTGTCTGCACGCTGGCGTTTCCCGAACTGTCACCTGTAATGGTATTTGGGTTTGCATGGTTGCTGTTCGGTCTGGCGTATCAGCAGGATGCGGTGGGGCGGTTACTGGGGAGTCGCATTTTTCTGTGGTTGGGAATACTCTCTTTTCCTTTTTACATGGTTCATTTCATCCTGTTCAAGGTCTTCATGTGGGGCATTGAGCCTGAGATTCTGCATTCAGGGACAGCAGAAATATTGCTGGCGTGGGGATGTCTGTTTCTCATCATGATTTTCTGTACTGTGTTGCTGCATAAAGGAGTGGAGCGGCCTTCCCATCGCTTGGCGAGACGCTTGGCCGGCCCCCGGATCTCGTCGTAATCCCCACCCGCTGTCCCATGCGGCAAGGCGGTCTGCTGTGTGCCGGGATGCTGTTCTGCTGAAATGGGCGTGATCAAGATGTGGCGTAAATTTCTGGCCAGGCTAAAACGCACACCCGAAATCAAAAGACATATAGAGCAGGCCCGTAAAGGATCTGTCACGGCCATGTTTGCTGTGGGCAAAGCCTACCTTCACGGAAAAGAAGACGTGGCGCCTCATGCGGGTCACGCTGTCTGGTGGATGGAGAGGGCCGCCAGAGGGGGTCATCAAGAGGCCTGTGTACAGGCGGCCCGTCTGGCATGGGACGGCTTCCTGCCGGATGAGCGGGCTCTGGGACCGGCGGCAAGAACGGCGCCTCGCAAAGACGACGCCCTGATGTTCGCCCGGCTTGGACATCAGCGAGGCGATCCTGAAGCCTCGCTCTTTCTCGTCTGGCTTCTGGACGCCGTCAAAATGAAGGCGGAGGCAGAGCGCCATGAGGCGTTGCAGGCGGCGGCGGAAAAAGGTTTGCCTCTGGCGCTGGTCGGACTGGCGGATATCGAAGCACGTTCCGGTGCGTCCGCCGAGCACGTCATGGATCTGCTGTCGATTCCACTCGAGGCAAATCTTGGTATTGCTCACCATATGGTTTCAACATGGTACGGGCAGGGGACATTGCTGGCTCAGAATGAACAAAAGGCCCGGCATCATCTGGAGATTGCTGCGGGCGCCGGATACGTTCCGGCCATGGGGCTCCTTGGAGAGTGTCTGATGGTGGAAAATCATCGTCAGATTGAGGGAGAAGAGCGTGATGAGAACAGGGAGCGGTTGCGTCGTCTGACGCGAGGCGAGAGTCTGTTGCGCAAGGCTGCGATCAGTAATGGAAGAGCGGCCTGTGTGCTTGGGGATTACTGGTCGCGTATTGCTGAAACGTCCGATATGCAGCAGTCCATTCAGTGGTACGAGAAATCGGTCTCTCTGGGGTTCGTGGGGGCTTTATTCATGTCAGCACGTCTCGTTCTGGAAGGTCGTTCCGATCACATGACGCAGCAGGAAGCGTGGAGCCGGCTGGAGCGGGCAGCCGTGGCCGGTCATGCGGGAGCTAAAGAGATCTTGTCAAAAAGATCATTGTGCTGAAAATGCTTTTTCAGACGTTATCTACACCCTGAATGTCTTCACGGTGACTGAAAGGGCTGTTGTGCTTTCTCAGGCACCTCAAGCCAGATCTCTCTTTGATTCAGGATCATACATTATGCAACAGATCCGTCCACCGTGCCCGCCTTTCCTGACCGCAGCCGACGCCGCCAGAAAGGTTCGGCTGGCGGAAGACGCGTGGAACAGTCGTGACCCTGAAAAGGTGGCGTTGGCCTACACGGCTGACAGCATCTGGAGGAACCGGATAAATTTTCTGGAAGGACGTGAGAAAATCATCGAATTTCTGGAAAAGAAATGGAGGCGGGAACAGGAGTATCGTCTGATCAAGGAACTGTGGGCGTTTCACGAAAATCGTATAGCCGTGCGGTTTGTCTATGAGTGGCACGATGACCAGCAGAACTGGTTCCGGTCCTATGGCAATGAGTTATGGGAATTTGACGGTTTCGGGTTGATGCAATGGCGTGTCGCCAGCATCAACGACATGCCGATTGCAGAAAGCAAACGCCGGTTTTTCTGGCCGCAGGGACGCCGTCCCGACGAGCATCCGGGTCTGACGGAACTGGGGCTGTAGTTGCACTGCAAGGTGGTGCACGGTCTGGTGCTGCGCTTATCGGAAGCGTGAATGTTGCCTCCCGCCGCTGGCTGGCGCACAACGTCCACAGCGATAGTCAGCAGGAGGAACGCGGTCGCATGTCAGGCGCCACAGTCAGCACGGATGTTGTTATCATTGGCGCGGGTCCAACCGGACTGTTCGCCGCATTTCAGTGCAGCATGCTCAAGATGAGCTGTGTTCTGGTGGATGCGCTGGATGAGATCGGTGGCCAGTGTGTGGCGCTTTATCCCGAAAAGCCGATTTACGATATTCCCGCCTGCCCGGCGATCGAAGGCGGCGAACTGATCGAGAAACTGTCCGAGCAGATCGAGCCCTTCTCCATTCCCAGACTGCTCGGGAGGCGGGTCGAGCGACTGACGGGTTCCGCCGGGGATTTTCGTCTGGAAACCGGCAAGGGTGATGTGATCCATGCGAAAGCCGTGGTCATCGCGGCGGGTGCCGGCGCGTTTGGACCAAACAGGCCCCCGCTTGCAGGGCTTGAGGATTACGAAACGACGGGTGCGGTGCGTTACAGCGTTCGTCGCAAAGCCGATTTCGAAGGCAGGAGTCTGGTGATCGCGGGAGGCGGTGATTCCGCCATCGACTGGGCCCTGTCGCTCTCCCGCGTCGCTCGCAAAATCTATCTGGTTCATCGGCGTGACAAATTTCGCGCTGCTCCGGAGAGCCTGAGTCAGCTTGAGGAAGCGATTGCCAGCGGTGTGGTGGAAAAGATCACGCCCTATCAGCTCAAAGCGTTGCAGGGGACAGACGGCAAGCTGACAGGTGTGGATGTCGCCACGCTGGAAGGGGCAGTGAAAACACTGGAAGCCGAGCATCTGCTGGCCTTCTTCGGACTCGCCACCGATCTCGGGCCGATCGCGCAATGGGGTATCGACCAGACGCGCTCGACGATCCCGGTTACGCCGTCATCCTGCCAGACCTCCCTGTCAGGCGTGTACGCCATTGGCGACATTGCCACCTACCCGGGCAAGCTGAAACTGATTCTGCAGGGCTTCAGTGAAGCGGCCATGGCGGCGCACGCCATTTACGCCATCGTCCATCCGGATCAGGCGCTTCATTTCGAATACTCAACGAGCAAGGGTGTGCCCGGCTCTGCCTGAAACAGTCTTTTGCAGTCAGGCGCGGGAGGATTTGCTGAGAAGGAAAGCGTGTTTGCGGGCATTCTTTCTCCGGTAATCTGTTTCCATCCGGTTATCTGATGCTCTAGTCTTGATATCCGGAAGCGAAACGGGCGGTAATGGGGGCGTGTGACGATGGACGTAGCAGCGCAATGGGCTGGCGGCATTCTGAATATCGATCTTCAGGCTGTCGCGAAGAATTATCGCACGCTGTGTCAGGTCATTCAGCGACCGGACCAGACATCGGGTCCACACCCGATCTGCGCCGCCGCCGTGAAAGCGGACGCCTACGGACTTGATGCTTCTCTCGTCGCGCCTGTCCTTGAGGATGCCGGTTGTCGGCATTTTTTTGTCGCGCATCTTGCCGAAGGCGTGGCGCTGAGACCCTCTGTCAAAAACCCTCAGTCTTCCATCCTGGTGCTCCATGGGCCACCTCCCGGCACGGCGCGCGACCTGCATGAGGCCGGACTGGTGCCGGTCATCAACAGCATGGAGCAGTTGGCGGAGTGGCGTGCGTTGGGGCGGGTATTGGAACGCCGTCTTCCCGCTGTGTTGCAGGTTGATTCCGGTATGGCCCGGTTTGGCATGAATGCCGGAGAGGTCGCGAAGATCGCGGCGGACCCGGCGCTTCTTGATGGCATCAGGACGATGCTGGTGATGAGCCACCTTGCCTGCGCCGACACGCCCGAAGTTTCGAGTAACCAGGCGCAACTGGAAGCATTCCGGCATCTCAGCGCCTCCCTGCCGGATGCGCCGCGTAGTCTGGCGGCTTCCTCGGGCATCTTTCTTGGTCCGGACTGGCACTTTGATCTCGTCCGGCCCGGGGCCGCCCTGTATGGCGTCAATCCGACACCGGGGAAACCCAGTCCCGTCAGTCCTGTCATCCGCCTGCAGGCGAGGGTCATCCAGACCCGCGCGGTCCCGAGAGGGCAGGCGGTGGGATATGGCGGTGGTTTCGTTGCGCGTCGCCCCAGCCGGATCGCCTTGCTCGGCATCGGATATGGCGACGGATTTCTGCGCAGTATTTCCAATCAGGGTACGGCCATACTGCCATCTCAGCCCGATGTCCCGCTGCCGGTCATCGGACGCGTTTCAATGGACTCGCTTGCCGTCGACATCACGGATCTTGAGGACGGTCGGGTCAGGGCAGGGGAACTGATCGACCTGATCGGGCCGTATAACACGCTGGACGCTGCGGCGACTGCGGCAGGAACGATCGGTTACGAATTTTTGACCGACCTCGGCAGACGTTATCATCGCACCTATACGAGAAACGATCCATTGGTGTGAAAATGATCCGGTTACTGGAAAACTGACGGTTTTCTGAGAGTAAATAGGGTCTGTTTTTGTGGCGTATATGGATTTACAAGATTTTCAATCCTGTAAATATGTGCCGAAAAAGCCTCAGTTTTCTGCGGACTCTGTGGTCAGGATAATATTTTACTTGTTGAGAAGAGGGTAACCGGCCACTCTTATTTCAGTGGTGGTTTCTTTGCTGCATTCAGGCCCCTCAAAAAAGAAGAAGACTGTTCCATGTTGTCCACGCCTCGTTTGACCCCCGAATCTTACAAGCGTTTGGTTGAAAGCGCCCGCAACGATCCGGAAGCTTTCTGGCTTAGAGAAAGCCGTCGCCTGGAGTGGTCCGCTCTGCCGATAGTTGCTGTCGATACGGGCGAGGGATGGTTTGCTGACGGCAGGCTCAATGCCAGCGTGAACTGTCTCGATCGTCATCTGACCGCACGCGGTGATCAGACGGCGATCATCTGGCAGGGTGAGGAGGACAGCAATGTCCTGCGCCTGACCTATCGGGAACTCCATGCCCGCGTCTGTGCTCTGGCCAATATTCTGCGGGAGAGTGGCGTAAAGCGCGGGGATCGCGTGGCGATCCATCTGCCTGCCGTGGTGGAGGGCATCATCGCCATGCAGGCCTGCGCCCGGATCGGCGCGATGCATATCGTCCTGTTCGGCGGCTTTTCGGCTGAAGCCATTGCCGACCGTCTGGCTGACAGTGGGGCCGTTGTCGTGATTACAGCCAATGTCGGGCGGCGTGGTGCGAAACGGATTCCGTTCAAGACCACGATGGACGCGGCCATCGCCTTGCGTGGCGAGACTTCAACGGTCCGGCGTGTGCTGGTGGTCGAGGTGACGGATGACGCGGTGCCATTGACAGAAGGGCGTGATGCGCTGCTGACGCCTCTGCTGGAAACGGCTTCAACGACCTGTGAGCCGGAAGCGATGAACGCGACCGACCCGCTGTTTCTGCTTTACACGTCCGGCAGCACCGGCAAGCCCAAAGGCATTGTTCACGGCACGGGTGGCTATCTCACATGGGCGTCCTATACCCATGAACTCATTTTCAATCACCAGCAGGGCGACGTGTTCTGGTGCACAGCCGATATTGGCTGGATCACGGGACATACCTATGTGTCCTATGGGCCGCTCGCCAACGGGGCGACCCTGCTGGTGTTCGAGGGTATGCCGTCCCACCCCACGCCGGGTCGCTGGTGGGATGTCATCCAGAAACACGGTGTTACGACGTTCTACACCTCGCCAACTGCCATCCGGGCATTGATGAGCGAAGGGAACGACATCCCTGCCGCTTATGATCTGTCGAGCCTTCGGGTGCTGGGGTCTGTCGGCGAGCCCATCAATCACGAGGCCTGGACATGGTTCCATGATGTGATCGGCGCAGGTCGGTGCGAACTGGTTGACACCTGGTGGCAGACGGAAACCGGTGGCGCGATGATTTCGCTGGTGCCGTACGCCGTCGAGCCCCGTCCTGCTTCAGCCACACTCCCGCTGCCCGGGGTCAACCCTGTGCTGCTGGATGAAAAGGGAACGCCGCTGGAGGGGGCTGTTGAAGGCATCCTGTGCATTGATGGTTCATGGCCGGGGCGCGCCCTGACCATCTGGAATGATGATACCCTGTTCCAGACGACCTATCTCAGACCCTATCCCGGCCATTATTTTACGGGTGATGGCGCCCGCCGTGACGCGGATGGGTATTACTGGATTACGGGCCGCGTGGATGACGTGATCAACGTGTCCGGCCATCGTATCGGTTCGGCGGAAATCGAAGACGCCATTTCGGAAATTCACGATATTTCCGAAAGCTCGGCAGTGGGTGTTCCTCACGACATCAAGGGGCAGGGCCTTGTGGTCTATATCGTGCCTCATGAAGGACTGAGCGAAGAACAGACGTCAGGGCTGAAGGATCAGGTCGTCAGGACGATTGCCAGCAAGGTGGGGCGTTATGCCGTGCCGGAGGCAGTCTATGTCGTGCCGGATCTGCCAAAGACACGCTCCGGCAAGAATGTCCGGAGGCTCATGCGCAAGATTGCCTATGGCGAGACGCAAGGGTTTGGCGATCTCTCGACACTGGCCAATCCGGGGATCGTGGACGATCTGATCAGGATTGTTGGGAAGGCGTGATTTTATGCCGGGCGGAGCGTCACTCTGCCCTTTTCTCCCAAGCCTTCGAAACAAACGGGATCAAAAGGATCGCATCCCTTTGTGAGATCTGGGGCAAAGCCCCGTAAAACCGTAGTTATTTGACTGTGGCTTCCTCGGCGACCTGCCTGCGGAAAACATCCACTGAAATGGTGGCGGCTTCCAGAATGTGTTCCCGGGTCAACCGGGCGCACAGTTCCGCGTCACGGGCGCGGCAGGCGTCGAGAATGGCCTTGTGCTCACGGTCCGTGATGGCCTTGCGGCCTTCGATCACCAGATGACCGCGAATATAGCGATCAAGCTTGATGTGAAGGTCTTCGATCATCTCCAGCAGGCGCGGGCGTCTCGCGGCGGCGTAAATGGCGTTATGGAACGCCCTGTTCAGGCTGCCGGAATGGGCCACACCATCCTGCACAAACGCTTCATAGGCATCTTCGACATGGGCGAGGTCCACGCGCGTCATGTTGCGTACACCCTCCAGCGCGGCCTGTTCTTCCAGCAGGGCGCGGATGCGGGAATATTCGATGATGTCTTCCTCATCGAGACCAATGACCACCGCTCCGCGATTGGGGAGGCAGGTGACGAATCCTTCAGCTTCCAGTCGCTTGAGCGCTTCGCGGACGGGAATGATGCTGACGCCAAAGCCATTGGCGAGTTCCGATTGCGGAAGCGCCTGACCTGTCTGGATGATATCCGCAAGAATGGCGTTTCGCAGGGCGATGCAGATCGTTTCAGCTGCGGTGCCATGCGCGATGGTTTCTACACTGGCAAAAAGTCGGGTCGGCAGCATTTCGACGGGATTCCGGTCATGGGGAATTGTGTGAGGAGAAAGCTATCATACCACAATCGTAATGTTTGGTCAGGTCTCAATCCGGGAGGTCGGAGGAGACCATCCAGGTGCGGAGCATAATGATAATATAATATATTGCAGTTATTATATTTCTATGACATGGGAGAAATTATCATTGTGATACCGCAACCAGATGAGTCAGCATCACACGCAGGCTGACATTCTGGCCGGCCTTTTGGAATGTCGGTCCCATGCCAATAACGCGCTCTTCTGATTCAGCACCTGTTTCAGATTTTCCGTCTCTGCCGCCGCTGAGAAAGGCCATTATCAATGCCTTTCGCCAGCCTGAAGCGATATGTGTCGAGGCTCTGACACCCGCTGCGACTCTGACGGATGAACAGAACGCCGCCGCGACCGGCATCGCGTCCCGTCTCACGGAGACCCTGCGCGCCCGCCGGAATCCGGGACTGGTCGAAACACTGGTGCAGGAATTCTCCCTGTCCACGGTGGAAGGTGTGGCGCTGATGTGTCTCGCCGAGGCTTTGCTGCGTATTCCTGATACGGCGACACGCGATGCGTTGATTCAGGACAAGATCGGGGAGAGCGACTGGCTCTCCCATGTGGCGCGCGGCAAGCCGATGTTCGCCAATGCAGCGGCGTGGGGGCTGGCGCTGACTGGCCGGCTCATGGGCGAGCATGACGAGAAACGCCTGTCCGGCGCACTCATGGGTTTTGTCGAGCGCAGTTCGATGCCGGTGGTCCGCAAGGCCGTTGATGCCGCCATGCGTCTGATGGGCGAGCAGTTCGTGCTGGGACAGACCATCGAGCAGGCTCGCAGGAACAGCCAGAAGCTGGAAGATCTGGGGTTCAGCTATTCCTACGACATGCTGGGTGAGGCTGCCTACACCGCCGCTGATGCCGAGCGTTACCGGCAGGATTACATCAAGGCGATCGACGTGATCGGGGGCAGCGCCAGTGGTGCGAATGTTTACGAACGCCCCGGTATCTCCATCAAGCTGTCGGCGCTGCATCCCCGTTATTCCCGTGCCCAGCGCGACCGGGTGATGAACGAACTTCTGCCAATCGTGCAGGATCTTGTTCTGCGCGCCCGGCGTTATGACATCGGGATCAATATCGACGCCGAGGAAACCGAACGCCTCGATCTGTCACTCGATATTCTGGAAGCGCTCTGCGCCACGCCGGGGCTGGAAGGCTGGAACGGGATAGGGTTTGTGGTGCAGGCTTACGGAAAACGTGCGCCTTACGCTCTCGACTTCATCATTGACCTTGCACGCCGGACGAATCACCGCATCATGGTGCGTCTGGTAAAGGGCGCTTACTGGGACAGCGAGATCAAGAAAGCGCAGGTTGAAGGGCTGAGCGACTTTCCGGTCTATACCCGCAAGTGCCACACCGACATCAGCTACATTGCCTGCGCCCGCAAGCTGCTTGACGCCCGCGATGCTATCTTCCCCCAGTTCGCCTCGCACAATGCCCGCACAATGGCGACCATCTACACACTGGCCGGTCCGGACTTTCATGTCGGTTCCTACGAGTTTCAGTGTCTGCACGGTATGGGTGAGCCGCTTTACCGTCAGGTGGTCGGCGCAGACAAATTGAATCGTCCGGCCCGTATTTATGCACCAGTAGGCACACACAAGACCCTGCTGGCCTATCTTGTGCGGCGCCTGCTGGAAAATGGCGCAAATTCATCCTTTGTGAATCAGATCGGCGACAGCGCCATTCCGGTCACCCGACTGGTTGAAGATCCGATTGAAGTCGCTCGACGCTACACGCCGTACGGCGCACCTCATTCGGAAATTCGCAAGCCGGCTGACCTGTTTGCACCAGAGCGGACAAACTCGGCGGGTGTCGATCTGGCCGACGAGCACGTTCTGTCCGAACTGGATGCGGGCATCCGCGCCGCGCCCCGCACGCTGGACGCTGGTCCGTTTGTCTCGGGCAGGACGATCACCACGGGCGCGAAGCAGAATGTGACCAATCCGGCTGATCGCCGTGATGTTGTCGGATCGATCGTCTGGGCGACGCCGGAAGTGGTGACACAGGCTGTCGATGCCGCCGTGAAAGGTCAGACGGACTGGGCGAACAGGAGCTCTGCCGACCGTGCGGCCATTCTTGCAAAAGCTGCTGATATTCTCGAAGAGCGTCATCCCGCGCTCATGGCTCTTCTTGGTCGGGAAGCAGGGAAATCCCTGCCGAACTCGGTGGCTGAAGTGCGCGAGGCTGTC
The Acetobacter aceti genome window above contains:
- a CDS encoding GntR family transcriptional regulator: MLPTRLFASVETIAHGTAAETICIALRNAILADIIQTGQALPQSELANGFGVSIIPVREALKRLEAEGFVTCLPNRGAVVIGLDEEDIIEYSRIRALLEEQAALEGVRNMTRVDLAHVEDAYEAFVQDGVAHSGSLNRAFHNAIYAAARRPRLLEMIEDLHIKLDRYIRGHLVIEGRKAITDREHKAILDACRARDAELCARLTREHILEAATISVDVFRRQVAEEATVK
- the acs gene encoding acetate--CoA ligase: MLSTPRLTPESYKRLVESARNDPEAFWLRESRRLEWSALPIVAVDTGEGWFADGRLNASVNCLDRHLTARGDQTAIIWQGEEDSNVLRLTYRELHARVCALANILRESGVKRGDRVAIHLPAVVEGIIAMQACARIGAMHIVLFGGFSAEAIADRLADSGAVVVITANVGRRGAKRIPFKTTMDAAIALRGETSTVRRVLVVEVTDDAVPLTEGRDALLTPLLETASTTCEPEAMNATDPLFLLYTSGSTGKPKGIVHGTGGYLTWASYTHELIFNHQQGDVFWCTADIGWITGHTYVSYGPLANGATLLVFEGMPSHPTPGRWWDVIQKHGVTTFYTSPTAIRALMSEGNDIPAAYDLSSLRVLGSVGEPINHEAWTWFHDVIGAGRCELVDTWWQTETGGAMISLVPYAVEPRPASATLPLPGVNPVLLDEKGTPLEGAVEGILCIDGSWPGRALTIWNDDTLFQTTYLRPYPGHYFTGDGARRDADGYYWITGRVDDVINVSGHRIGSAEIEDAISEIHDISESSAVGVPHDIKGQGLVVYIVPHEGLSEEQTSGLKDQVVRTIASKVGRYAVPEAVYVVPDLPKTRSGKNVRRLMRKIAYGETQGFGDLSTLANPGIVDDLIRIVGKA
- the putA gene encoding bifunctional proline dehydrogenase/L-glutamate gamma-semialdehyde dehydrogenase PutA produces the protein MPITRSSDSAPVSDFPSLPPLRKAIINAFRQPEAICVEALTPAATLTDEQNAAATGIASRLTETLRARRNPGLVETLVQEFSLSTVEGVALMCLAEALLRIPDTATRDALIQDKIGESDWLSHVARGKPMFANAAAWGLALTGRLMGEHDEKRLSGALMGFVERSSMPVVRKAVDAAMRLMGEQFVLGQTIEQARRNSQKLEDLGFSYSYDMLGEAAYTAADAERYRQDYIKAIDVIGGSASGANVYERPGISIKLSALHPRYSRAQRDRVMNELLPIVQDLVLRARRYDIGINIDAEETERLDLSLDILEALCATPGLEGWNGIGFVVQAYGKRAPYALDFIIDLARRTNHRIMVRLVKGAYWDSEIKKAQVEGLSDFPVYTRKCHTDISYIACARKLLDARDAIFPQFASHNARTMATIYTLAGPDFHVGSYEFQCLHGMGEPLYRQVVGADKLNRPARIYAPVGTHKTLLAYLVRRLLENGANSSFVNQIGDSAIPVTRLVEDPIEVARRYTPYGAPHSEIRKPADLFAPERTNSAGVDLADEHVLSELDAGIRAAPRTLDAGPFVSGRTITTGAKQNVTNPADRRDVVGSIVWATPEVVTQAVDAAVKGQTDWANRSSADRAAILAKAADILEERHPALMALLGREAGKSLPNSVAEVREAVDFLRYYGATIERDFSNDTHRPLGVVTCISPWNFPLAIFLGQVSAALAAGNAVLAKPAEETPLIAAEAVKIMHEAGVPVDVLHLLPGEGDVGAAAVADERVMGVMFTGSTMVAQLINRQLEGRRTATGQPVPFVAETGGQNAMIVDSSALAEQVVVDVLASAFDSAGQRCSALRVLCVQEDCADHVLTMLRGAMDELRIGNPAELSCDVGPVITEEAASGITKHIEMFRKRKAPVTSLNLPAECANGSFVPPTLIEVHSLREIGPEVFGPVLHVVRYQRDRLDDLLNDINGTGYGLTFGLHTRLDSTVKHVLSRIDAGNLYVNRNTIGAVVGVQPFGGRGLSGTGPKAGGPLILRRLLAEVPAIEKAGVSQVTSEKTMWTDWLCGRGDVRAQTVSRDCSGRSLFGEERVLPGPVGEQNLYRLTARGAVLCIPVTQEGLFDQISLALSGGNEVLILAPADLTGWIETLPFRLKPFIRLVESATAEPCAVLLGEEDNAVFRQAREALAAGNGPIVPAYLTGTSLPHSESVLEEQSRSINTTAAGGNASLMTLG